One genomic segment of Catalinimonas alkaloidigena includes these proteins:
- the cas6 gene encoding CRISPR-associated endoribonuclease Cas6 has translation MRFNLILNITSRNKVLPINYQYPLHSWIYKVIQSADAEFSQFLHDEGYALGYKKFKLFTFSPLNSRPFKIFKKDERIGLYGDEVQLQISFLVNQAAEKFIMGLFMGQKFSLGDQVSQVDFEVVRIEAQPRPEFQESMRYRCLSPVVISVKEEGKEKPQYKGPDYPAYKALFLKHLFQKSLAVPQSAEVEQGQYMEEGWRFCLLNQPRMKGVHIKQHTPGHTQVIGYQYDFELSAPPEVHKMAYYAGFGEKNSLGFGFALSIK, from the coding sequence ATGCGATTTAACCTGATACTCAATATTACCAGCCGTAACAAAGTGCTTCCTATCAATTATCAGTATCCCCTGCACAGCTGGATTTACAAAGTGATACAATCTGCTGATGCAGAATTTAGCCAATTTCTCCATGATGAAGGCTATGCTTTAGGGTATAAAAAATTCAAGCTCTTTACTTTCTCTCCACTGAACTCTCGTCCGTTCAAAATCTTTAAGAAGGATGAGCGAATAGGTTTATACGGTGATGAAGTACAATTGCAGATCAGCTTTCTGGTTAACCAGGCAGCAGAGAAATTTATTATGGGTTTGTTTATGGGGCAGAAGTTTTCTTTGGGAGATCAGGTTAGCCAAGTAGATTTTGAGGTGGTACGGATAGAAGCGCAGCCCCGGCCTGAATTTCAGGAAAGCATGCGTTACCGTTGCCTCTCCCCGGTGGTAATTAGTGTAAAGGAAGAAGGCAAGGAGAAGCCACAGTATAAAGGACCTGATTATCCAGCATATAAAGCTCTTTTTCTGAAACACCTGTTTCAAAAAAGCTTGGCTGTGCCACAGAGTGCAGAAGTTGAACAGGGACAATACATGGAAGAAGGTTGGCGATTTTGTTTGCTAAATCAGCCCAGAATGAAAGGAGTACATATCAAACAGCATACACCAGGCCATACACAGGTGATTGGCTACCAGTATGACTTTGAGCTTAGCGCTCCACCAGAAGTACACAAAATGGCCTATTACGCTGGTTTTGGGGAGAAGAATAGCTTGGGGTTTGGGTTTGCTTTATCTATTAAATAA
- a CDS encoding type I CRISPR-associated protein Cas7: MNFKNRVFGCAVVRAINANYNADFSHQPRTLPDGKVYATDKAFKYLVKNYIKDLYPTEKVFYFKSQKEDFNPRSLEETYDFQFPESTKKSKTEFAQDLLRCIDIRCFGATFAMKAKDGNNVAISIHGPVQVNHGINIWSENNIFSEQIMSPFADKEGAEMTTLGRQSKLQEGHYLHHFSVNPKNLEEIVKLAGEGSQDLIGDDISKLKTAFRLGATYFDSAAKAGIDNEVLLWIQLKPESKKVLPSFSNLIKMVKEDNKAVFDFSKVKSLVEDNQDDIHAVEIYSLKNSVVIKNKPETAKSFDIISGKKI; encoded by the coding sequence ATGAACTTTAAAAACAGAGTTTTTGGATGCGCAGTAGTACGCGCAATTAATGCAAATTACAATGCAGATTTCAGCCATCAGCCTCGTACTTTACCTGATGGGAAAGTTTATGCAACTGACAAAGCTTTTAAATATCTGGTAAAGAATTACATCAAAGATTTATACCCTACCGAAAAGGTTTTCTACTTCAAAAGCCAGAAGGAAGACTTCAATCCGAGAAGTTTAGAAGAAACGTATGACTTTCAGTTTCCTGAATCAACTAAAAAGTCAAAAACAGAATTTGCACAGGATTTACTAAGGTGCATAGACATTCGTTGCTTCGGTGCAACCTTTGCCATGAAAGCCAAAGACGGAAATAATGTAGCTATATCCATTCATGGGCCTGTACAGGTTAATCATGGAATCAATATTTGGAGTGAAAACAATATTTTTTCAGAACAGATAATGTCACCTTTTGCAGATAAAGAAGGGGCAGAAATGACAACCTTAGGGCGCCAATCTAAATTACAAGAGGGGCATTATTTGCACCATTTCTCAGTCAATCCTAAAAACCTTGAAGAAATAGTAAAATTAGCAGGAGAAGGTAGCCAAGATCTTATTGGGGATGATATTTCAAAACTTAAAACAGCATTTCGTTTAGGTGCTACATATTTTGATTCAGCTGCGAAAGCGGGAATAGACAATGAGGTTTTACTGTGGATACAATTAAAACCTGAGTCTAAAAAAGTGCTACCTTCTTTTTCCAATCTGATTAAAATGGTTAAAGAAGATAATAAAGCTGTTTTTGATTTTTCTAAAGTAAAGTCTCTTGTGGAGGATAATCAGGATGATATTCATGCCGTTGAGATATACTCTTTGAAAAATAGTGTTGTGATTAAAAATAAACCTGAAACTGCAAAGAGCTTTGATATTATATCAGGTAAAAAAATATAA
- the cas5b gene encoding type I-B CRISPR-associated protein Cas5b: protein MQKLVSFDIESDFGFLKKPDTNEPIYITYNMLHKPALLGILGAIIGLSGFKIVLETGRRKKRAYIPEYYEKLKDLKVGIQPLNAENGNFMKTVIRYNNSVGYANKDGGTLIIDEQTLIKPSYRCYLLLNLEQVLHEKLYQNLKKSEAEFLPYLGKNDFTIWWNYFNDEYPVNQFDFSQNFKVSSLIKKSEILNKAIVQSMGRAARSQTQKEFTFFERLPIGYRTDLMQYELADFALTNTTLDQSFVLDDLFQINPNEAIQLF, encoded by the coding sequence ATGCAAAAGCTTGTCTCATTTGATATTGAATCAGACTTTGGATTCTTAAAAAAGCCTGACACTAATGAACCAATATACATCACTTATAATATGCTGCACAAGCCAGCCTTACTAGGCATTTTGGGTGCGATCATAGGTTTAAGTGGCTTTAAAATAGTCTTAGAAACTGGCCGGAGAAAAAAGAGGGCCTATATTCCTGAATACTATGAAAAGTTGAAAGATTTAAAGGTTGGTATACAGCCTTTAAATGCTGAAAATGGGAATTTTATGAAGACTGTAATTAGGTACAATAATAGCGTTGGCTATGCCAATAAAGATGGAGGTACCTTAATTATTGATGAGCAAACGCTGATAAAACCAAGTTACCGATGTTATTTACTACTAAACTTAGAACAAGTTCTTCATGAGAAACTTTATCAAAACTTAAAGAAATCTGAAGCTGAATTTTTGCCTTACTTGGGGAAGAATGATTTTACTATCTGGTGGAATTATTTTAATGATGAGTATCCGGTCAACCAATTTGATTTTTCCCAAAATTTCAAAGTATCCTCGTTGATAAAAAAATCTGAGATCTTAAATAAGGCAATTGTACAATCAATGGGAAGAGCAGCAAGAAGCCAAACACAAAAAGAATTTACTTTTTTTGAAAGGCTGCCAATTGGATACCGTACTGATCTAATGCAATATGAATTAGCAGATTTTGCACTCACAAATACAACTTTAGACCAATCTTTTGTCTTAGATGATCTCTTTCAAATTAATCCTAATGAAGCCATTCAATTATTTTAA